The Linepithema humile isolate Giens D197 chromosome 7, Lhum_UNIL_v1.0, whole genome shotgun sequence genome has a window encoding:
- the rho-4 gene encoding rhomboid-related protein 2 isoform X2 yields MSTNREGETAVTIPLQYNEAHWKAIFEKYDLDGDGKISLQELKAMIRGPDFSNDIPAGVVRTIMRKADLDESGYLEYPEFIAMIHRKDMQGIFGHLVQRYVHSVIPQRPTRALRQTSVGSRYYPSRQISTVMHAPPSPLLPSNFGDSPQAAMILKSINERQCRSARFNDVPRLQHLQQQASTITESSLYSSDYPDGLYEDEYSCRPPAIAMIIISLIEIILFIYDVIQHKSLSVEGPAATLFIYNPHKRYQAWRYLTYMFVHVGIFHLVVNLLVQILLGIPLEMVHKWWRVLMIYIAGVVAGSLGTSVSDPTVYLAGASGGVYALITAHVATIIMNWSQMEFAVLQLLVFLVITSVDVGQAVYNRYVLDTNDQIGYVAHLAGAIAGLLVGINVLRNLEVQTWEKVVWWASMFTYTGLMTAAILWNILYTSYYDL; encoded by the exons ATGTCCACTAATCGAGAGGGTGAGACTGCAGTGACCATCCCGCTGCAGTATAATGAAGCT CATTGGAAAGCTATTTTTGAGAAATACGATCTTGACGGAGATGGGAAAATATCCCTACAAGAGCTGAAAGCAATGATACGGGGACCAGATTTTTCCAATGATATTCCTGCCGGGGTAGTGCGCACAATAATGCGTAAAGCGGATCTGGATGAATCTGGTTACTTGGAATATCCAGAATTTATAGCAATG ATCCATAGAAAGGACATGCAAGGTATATTCGGACATCTCGTGCAACGATACGTACACTCTGTGATACCTCAACGGCCAACTCGCGCACTGAGGCAGACTTCCGTGGGCTCGAGGTATTATCCCAGCAGACAAATCAGTACTGTAATGCACGCACCACCATCTCCCCTTCTTCCCTCGAACTTTGGCGATTCTCCCCAGGCTGCTATGATTCTTAAATCAATCAATGAACGACAATGTCGTTCTGCACGTTTTAACGATGTACCGCGCCTACAGCATCTACAGCAACAAGCCAGTACAATAACGGAATCTTCTCTGTACTCTAGCGACTATCCGGATGGCCTGTACGAAGATGAGTACAGCTGTCGACCGCCGGCCATAGCAATGATAATCATATCGCTAATAGAAATCATTTTGTTCATTTATGATGTGATTCAGCACAAATCTCTTTCCGTAGAAGGCCCGGCggcaacattatttatttataatccgCACAAAAGGTACCAAGCCTGGCGGTATCTGACATACATGTTCGTTCACGTTGG AATCTTCCATTTGGTCGTTAATCTTCTTGTACAAATTCTGTTGGGCATTCCGCTGGAGATGGTTCACAAATGGTGGAGGGTGCTGATGATATACATAGCCGGAGTAGTGGCCGGTTCACTCGGTACATCCGTCTCGGATCCGACAGTTTACCTGGCCGGTGCGTCCGGTGGTGTGTACGCTTTGATCACCGCCCACGTAGCGACCATCATAATGAACTGGTCGCAAATGGAGTTTGCTGTGCTGCAGTTATTAGTGTTCCTCGTTATCACGAGCGTCGACGTGGGACAAGCCGTGTACAACCGTTACGTACTCGACACCAACGACCAAATCGGCTATGTGGCACACTTGGCCGGCGCTATAGCGGGACTGCTGGTAGGCATAAACGTCCTACGAAATCTCGAGGTGCAAACTTGGGAGAAAGTTGTTTGGTGGGCCAGCATGTTTACATACACGGGTCTTATGACCGCGGCTATTTTGTGGAACATATTGTATACCTCATATTACGATTTATAG
- the rho-4 gene encoding rhomboid-related protein 2 isoform X1, whose translation MFYPQRAARQISEISYVGSFKLIRMSTNREGETAVTIPLQYNEAHWKAIFEKYDLDGDGKISLQELKAMIRGPDFSNDIPAGVVRTIMRKADLDESGYLEYPEFIAMIHRKDMQGIFGHLVQRYVHSVIPQRPTRALRQTSVGSRYYPSRQISTVMHAPPSPLLPSNFGDSPQAAMILKSINERQCRSARFNDVPRLQHLQQQASTITESSLYSSDYPDGLYEDEYSCRPPAIAMIIISLIEIILFIYDVIQHKSLSVEGPAATLFIYNPHKRYQAWRYLTYMFVHVGIFHLVVNLLVQILLGIPLEMVHKWWRVLMIYIAGVVAGSLGTSVSDPTVYLAGASGGVYALITAHVATIIMNWSQMEFAVLQLLVFLVITSVDVGQAVYNRYVLDTNDQIGYVAHLAGAIAGLLVGINVLRNLEVQTWEKVVWWASMFTYTGLMTAAILWNILYTSYYDL comes from the exons AAGTTTCAAATTGATAAGAATGTCCACTAATCGAGAGGGTGAGACTGCAGTGACCATCCCGCTGCAGTATAATGAAGCT CATTGGAAAGCTATTTTTGAGAAATACGATCTTGACGGAGATGGGAAAATATCCCTACAAGAGCTGAAAGCAATGATACGGGGACCAGATTTTTCCAATGATATTCCTGCCGGGGTAGTGCGCACAATAATGCGTAAAGCGGATCTGGATGAATCTGGTTACTTGGAATATCCAGAATTTATAGCAATG ATCCATAGAAAGGACATGCAAGGTATATTCGGACATCTCGTGCAACGATACGTACACTCTGTGATACCTCAACGGCCAACTCGCGCACTGAGGCAGACTTCCGTGGGCTCGAGGTATTATCCCAGCAGACAAATCAGTACTGTAATGCACGCACCACCATCTCCCCTTCTTCCCTCGAACTTTGGCGATTCTCCCCAGGCTGCTATGATTCTTAAATCAATCAATGAACGACAATGTCGTTCTGCACGTTTTAACGATGTACCGCGCCTACAGCATCTACAGCAACAAGCCAGTACAATAACGGAATCTTCTCTGTACTCTAGCGACTATCCGGATGGCCTGTACGAAGATGAGTACAGCTGTCGACCGCCGGCCATAGCAATGATAATCATATCGCTAATAGAAATCATTTTGTTCATTTATGATGTGATTCAGCACAAATCTCTTTCCGTAGAAGGCCCGGCggcaacattatttatttataatccgCACAAAAGGTACCAAGCCTGGCGGTATCTGACATACATGTTCGTTCACGTTGG AATCTTCCATTTGGTCGTTAATCTTCTTGTACAAATTCTGTTGGGCATTCCGCTGGAGATGGTTCACAAATGGTGGAGGGTGCTGATGATATACATAGCCGGAGTAGTGGCCGGTTCACTCGGTACATCCGTCTCGGATCCGACAGTTTACCTGGCCGGTGCGTCCGGTGGTGTGTACGCTTTGATCACCGCCCACGTAGCGACCATCATAATGAACTGGTCGCAAATGGAGTTTGCTGTGCTGCAGTTATTAGTGTTCCTCGTTATCACGAGCGTCGACGTGGGACAAGCCGTGTACAACCGTTACGTACTCGACACCAACGACCAAATCGGCTATGTGGCACACTTGGCCGGCGCTATAGCGGGACTGCTGGTAGGCATAAACGTCCTACGAAATCTCGAGGTGCAAACTTGGGAGAAAGTTGTTTGGTGGGCCAGCATGTTTACATACACGGGTCTTATGACCGCGGCTATTTTGTGGAACATATTGTATACCTCATATTACGATTTATAG
- the rho-4 gene encoding rhomboid-related protein 2 isoform X3, translating to MFYPQRAARQISEISYVGSFKLIRMSTNREGETAVTIPLQYNEAHWKAIFEKYDLDGDGKISLQELKAMIRGPDFSNDIPAGVVRTIMRKADLDESGYLEYPEFIAMIHRKDMQGIFGHLVQRYVHSVIPQRPTRALRQTSVGSSDYPDGLYEDEYSCRPPAIAMIIISLIEIILFIYDVIQHKSLSVEGPAATLFIYNPHKRYQAWRYLTYMFVHVGIFHLVVNLLVQILLGIPLEMVHKWWRVLMIYIAGVVAGSLGTSVSDPTVYLAGASGGVYALITAHVATIIMNWSQMEFAVLQLLVFLVITSVDVGQAVYNRYVLDTNDQIGYVAHLAGAIAGLLVGINVLRNLEVQTWEKVVWWASMFTYTGLMTAAILWNILYTSYYDL from the exons AAGTTTCAAATTGATAAGAATGTCCACTAATCGAGAGGGTGAGACTGCAGTGACCATCCCGCTGCAGTATAATGAAGCT CATTGGAAAGCTATTTTTGAGAAATACGATCTTGACGGAGATGGGAAAATATCCCTACAAGAGCTGAAAGCAATGATACGGGGACCAGATTTTTCCAATGATATTCCTGCCGGGGTAGTGCGCACAATAATGCGTAAAGCGGATCTGGATGAATCTGGTTACTTGGAATATCCAGAATTTATAGCAATG ATCCATAGAAAGGACATGCAAGGTATATTCGGACATCTCGTGCAACGATACGTACACTCTGTGATACCTCAACGGCCAACTCGCGCACTGAGGCAGACTTCCGTGGGCTCGAG CGACTATCCGGATGGCCTGTACGAAGATGAGTACAGCTGTCGACCGCCGGCCATAGCAATGATAATCATATCGCTAATAGAAATCATTTTGTTCATTTATGATGTGATTCAGCACAAATCTCTTTCCGTAGAAGGCCCGGCggcaacattatttatttataatccgCACAAAAGGTACCAAGCCTGGCGGTATCTGACATACATGTTCGTTCACGTTGG AATCTTCCATTTGGTCGTTAATCTTCTTGTACAAATTCTGTTGGGCATTCCGCTGGAGATGGTTCACAAATGGTGGAGGGTGCTGATGATATACATAGCCGGAGTAGTGGCCGGTTCACTCGGTACATCCGTCTCGGATCCGACAGTTTACCTGGCCGGTGCGTCCGGTGGTGTGTACGCTTTGATCACCGCCCACGTAGCGACCATCATAATGAACTGGTCGCAAATGGAGTTTGCTGTGCTGCAGTTATTAGTGTTCCTCGTTATCACGAGCGTCGACGTGGGACAAGCCGTGTACAACCGTTACGTACTCGACACCAACGACCAAATCGGCTATGTGGCACACTTGGCCGGCGCTATAGCGGGACTGCTGGTAGGCATAAACGTCCTACGAAATCTCGAGGTGCAAACTTGGGAGAAAGTTGTTTGGTGGGCCAGCATGTTTACATACACGGGTCTTATGACCGCGGCTATTTTGTGGAACATATTGTATACCTCATATTACGATTTATAG